The Caldisericaceae bacterium sequence TTCAAGAATGAAAATTACTTACTTTCTTATTCTTCTTTTGGGAGTTTTTGTTCTTGAATATATCATTCTCTCTTACTATCCCATTTGGACGGCAAATGGAGAAGTGGCAACATTTATACTCATATCAGCACTACTAATTACATTGGATGTAATTATATACAGAAAGGCTTAAGGAAAGCAAATCTGATATTCCTGAAAAGTTTTAAATAAACAACGATAATTCTAATCTTAGAATACTTTTCCATATATTTCCCTATACATTTTTTAAAGATCCTGTAATAGGTGTTTTTGGAATAATTAATTTAATTTCTTATAATATTTTGTGGGAGGTTAGCACCTCGTCAGATTGATGAGAGGAACTTATCTTTTTTCAATTCTCAAGACCCTGTCTTTATTTTTGTTTTAGTGCAAACAAATAAAGTAAGGTAAAATTAACTCCCCACAATTCATTAAGCTCTAAACTATTCAAATAAATGCTTTTAACTAACTTAAAATTTTTAAATTTCAAAAACTTATGTATAATGAAAAAAATAAATACTAAGTATGGAGATGAAAATATGGATTTAACAAATATTAAAGATGTGTTAGCAAGCTTGATTATACTGATACCTGCAGTGCTTATAACACTTACAATTCATGAGTTTGGCCATGCGTATGCAGCATACAAATTAGGAGATACAACAGCAAAAGAAGAAGGAAGGCTATCTTTAAACCCGTTAAGGCATATTGACCCAATTGGACTTTTATCTCTTGTAATATTCCGTTTCGGTTGGGGAAAACCAGTTCCAGTTGATTTTACTGCACTCAGAAACCTTAAAAAAGGGATGATCATCGTTTCCCTTGCAGGTCCTTTTGCAAATCTTCTTATTGCAGGAGTGTTTTCCCTTATTTACAGATTTATGATCTCACGCCCCTTTGCGCTATCGTATCTTGGTTATTTCATAAGTTTAATCCAATACACAATTATGTTAAGTATTTATCTTGCCATTTTTAATCTAATTCCTATTCCTCCACTTGACGGATCGAAAATTGTTTTTGCGTTAACAAAAAACCCCTTACGTTTCATTTATGATGATGCTCTAAACTACTACGGAATAATTTTCCTTGTCATACTACTTGCAATTCCTATATTTAAATTTGATCAACTTTTAATGCAAATTGCAGGACCTATTCTTAAATTTCTTATACCTTAAGGAGGGTAAAATGGATGTTGTAGTTACAGGCATGCGTTCAACAGGACCACTCCATATAGGCCATCTTGTAGGAGTTATTGACAATTTAAAAAAATTACAGGAAAACTACAAAAGCTACTTTTTTATTGCTGATTTACATGTTTTAACGACAAATTATGAAAATGTATCCGATTTCAAAAAAAACCGTATCGAGGTAATGCTTGACTGGCTTGCTTCAGGAGTTGACCCAAACAAGGCAACTTTATTTATTCAATCAAAGGTGCCTGCTCATACATATTTACATTTACTTCTTTCGATGATTGTTCCTGTATCTTGGCTTGAAAGAAATCCAACAGTAAAAGAAATGATAAGAGATCTTGCGCTTTCAGAAAATGCGTCTTATGGTTTGCTTGGGTATCCAGTCCTTATGGCATCTGATATTATTTTATACAAGGCAAAATTTGTCCCAGTTGGTAAAGATCAGCTTCCACATCTTGAAATGACTAGAGAAATGGTAAGAAGATTCAATTTTCTTTACGGAGACCTTTTTGTAGAACCCCAGGCATTACTTACAAATTTTCCAAATGTGATAGGGATAGATGGCAAAAAGATGTCAAAAAGTTTAGATAACGATATAAAGATAAGTGATACAGAGGAAGAAACAACCAAAAAGATAATGAGTGCAATAACAGACCCGCAAAAAATTAGATTACACGATAAAGGACATCCAGAAATCTGCACTGTTTTCACATATCATAAGATCTTTAACCCTGAAGAAGCAACAAGTATCGAAACAGACTGTAAGAATGGCACTCTTGGATGCGTTGCCTGCAAAAAAAATCTTGCAAAAAAACTTAACGAAAGATTGAAAGGTATTAGAGAAAAAAGAGAAGCTTTAAAAAAGGATTTAGACACCGTCATTGATATTTTTGAGACTGGTAGTAAAACTGCTTCAGAAGTAGCAAACGCCACTCTTGAAGAAGCACTACAGAAAATGAACCTAAAATGATGCTTTTAGACTTATTAGACGAAGCTAAAAGAAATAAAAAAATACTTCTTAAAGTTTCACTAATTGAACTAATTAATAAAGAGTTAAATAACCTTGATATTGAAAACCTTGAAGAAAAAGTTTTTACAATAGCGATACTAATTGAGCTTAAGTCAGAAATGCTTCTATACCTTTTTGGCTTAAATACCACCAAAAAGAAAAATTTTGAGAATGAAAGTGATGTAATTGAAATTGTTGAAATACTTGAAAAAACTTTCAAAGATAAGATAGAAAGAAGCGCTTTTATTGAAAAAGTTTCTTCAAACGAGATTCCACTTAACCGACTTTCAAAAATAGTAAAAGAGATACTTGAAAGAGAGAACTACTATGAAAAAGGTGTTATAGAGAACAACAACATCTCTCTTATAGAAGTCATGGAGAAACTTAAAGAAAAACTTAAAACTCATCTTGAGATAGATTTTAAAAAGCTGATGGAAGAGTGCACTTCAAAACTTGAAATAATTGTTACATTTCTTGCTGTTCTTATACTTGCAAAAAATAGGTTTTTAACAATTACACAAGAAGGCAGTTTTTCGCCAATCATATTAAAGTTAAATGGATAAAGAAAAATATATATATGCAATTGAATCGATACTTTTTATTTCAGCAAAGCCTGTAAAAATAGAAAAAATTTCTCTCACTTTATCTCTAGACAAAATGAGTGTGAG is a genomic window containing:
- a CDS encoding site-2 protease family protein, yielding MKKINTKYGDENMDLTNIKDVLASLIILIPAVLITLTIHEFGHAYAAYKLGDTTAKEEGRLSLNPLRHIDPIGLLSLVIFRFGWGKPVPVDFTALRNLKKGMIIVSLAGPFANLLIAGVFSLIYRFMISRPFALSYLGYFISLIQYTIMLSIYLAIFNLIPIPPLDGSKIVFALTKNPLRFIYDDALNYYGIIFLVILLAIPIFKFDQLLMQIAGPILKFLIP
- the trpS gene encoding tryptophan--tRNA ligase, translating into MDVVVTGMRSTGPLHIGHLVGVIDNLKKLQENYKSYFFIADLHVLTTNYENVSDFKKNRIEVMLDWLASGVDPNKATLFIQSKVPAHTYLHLLLSMIVPVSWLERNPTVKEMIRDLALSENASYGLLGYPVLMASDIILYKAKFVPVGKDQLPHLEMTREMVRRFNFLYGDLFVEPQALLTNFPNVIGIDGKKMSKSLDNDIKISDTEEETTKKIMSAITDPQKIRLHDKGHPEICTVFTYHKIFNPEEATSIETDCKNGTLGCVACKKNLAKKLNERLKGIREKREALKKDLDTVIDIFETGSKTASEVANATLEEALQKMNLK
- a CDS encoding segregation/condensation protein A, with protein sequence MMLLDLLDEAKRNKKILLKVSLIELINKELNNLDIENLEEKVFTIAILIELKSEMLLYLFGLNTTKKKNFENESDVIEIVEILEKTFKDKIERSAFIEKVSSNEIPLNRLSKIVKEILERENYYEKGVIENNNISLIEVMEKLKEKLKTHLEIDFKKLMEECTSKLEIIVTFLAVLILAKNRFLTITQEGSFSPIILKLNG